A stretch of the Azorhizobium caulinodans ORS 571 genome encodes the following:
- the garD gene encoding galactarate dehydratase encodes MTYQGPAGVETPRTIKVHESDNVAIVVNSFGLKPGTDLPDGTRLVEFVPQGHKVALTDIADGAPILRYGEVIGRAIGDIPRGAWVEESRVAMPVPPDLSALEKATRVPAPLPPLEGYTFEGYRNPDGSVGTKNILAISTSVQCVAGTLDFAIRRIREDLLPRYPNVDDVVAVTHAYGCGVAIGAPQSVVPIRTLQSLATHPNFGGEVMIVSLGCEKLQPERLLPEGKQGIVRLQDEAFHGFDAMIGAILEMAEARLEVLNRRKRETVPASELVVGLQCGGSDAFSGVTANPALGYAADLLVRAGATVMFSEVTEVRDAIHLLTPRAATPEVADALIREMAWYDDYLEQGGADRSANPSPGNKKGGLANVVEKALGSVAKSGSSTIAGVLAPGEKAKQKGLIFAATPASDFVCGTLQLASGMTLQVFSTGRGTPYGLSAAPVIKVATRTDLARRWHDLIDLDAGRIATGEATIEDVGWDLFRLMLDVASGKVKPWSDKWGLFNALTLFNPAPIT; translated from the coding sequence ATGACGTACCAGGGCCCGGCCGGGGTCGAGACCCCGCGCACCATCAAGGTCCACGAGAGCGACAATGTCGCCATTGTGGTCAACAGCTTCGGCCTCAAGCCCGGCACCGATCTGCCCGATGGCACGCGCCTCGTGGAATTCGTGCCTCAGGGCCACAAGGTGGCCCTGACCGATATTGCCGATGGCGCGCCCATCCTTCGCTATGGCGAGGTGATCGGGCGTGCCATTGGCGACATCCCGCGCGGGGCGTGGGTGGAGGAATCCCGCGTCGCCATGCCCGTTCCACCGGATCTTTCGGCGCTGGAAAAGGCCACGCGTGTTCCCGCCCCGCTGCCTCCGCTGGAAGGCTATACGTTTGAGGGCTACCGCAATCCGGACGGATCGGTGGGCACCAAGAACATCCTCGCCATCTCCACCAGCGTGCAGTGCGTGGCCGGAACGCTGGATTTCGCCATCAGGCGCATCCGTGAGGATCTGCTGCCGCGCTATCCCAATGTGGATGACGTGGTGGCGGTGACACACGCTTATGGCTGCGGCGTCGCCATCGGCGCCCCGCAGTCGGTGGTGCCCATCCGCACCCTCCAGAGCCTCGCCACGCATCCGAACTTCGGTGGCGAGGTGATGATCGTCTCGCTGGGCTGCGAGAAGCTCCAGCCCGAGCGCCTGTTGCCCGAGGGCAAGCAGGGCATCGTCCGCCTTCAGGATGAGGCCTTCCACGGCTTCGATGCCATGATCGGCGCCATATTGGAGATGGCCGAGGCGCGGCTTGAGGTGCTGAACCGCCGGAAGCGGGAGACCGTGCCGGCCTCGGAACTGGTGGTGGGCCTCCAGTGCGGCGGCTCGGACGCTTTCTCCGGCGTCACCGCCAATCCCGCGCTCGGCTATGCCGCCGACCTGCTGGTGCGAGCGGGCGCGACGGTCATGTTCTCGGAAGTCACCGAGGTGCGCGACGCCATCCATCTGCTCACCCCGCGCGCCGCAACGCCCGAGGTGGCCGATGCGCTGATCCGCGAGATGGCCTGGTATGACGATTATCTGGAGCAGGGCGGCGCCGACCGCAGCGCCAACCCCTCTCCCGGCAACAAGAAGGGCGGCCTCGCCAATGTGGTGGAGAAAGCGCTTGGCTCCGTGGCCAAGTCCGGCTCCAGCACCATTGCGGGGGTGCTCGCGCCCGGCGAGAAGGCGAAGCAGAAGGGGCTCATCTTCGCCGCGACGCCGGCCAGCGACTTCGTGTGCGGCACGCTTCAGCTGGCCTCCGGCATGACACTTCAGGTCTTCTCCACGGGCCGGGGCACGCCCTATGGCCTTTCCGCCGCGCCGGTCATCAAGGTCGCCACGCGCACGGACCTCGCCCGCCGCTGGCATGACCTCATCGACCTCGACGCCGGCCGCATCGCCACGGGCGAAGCCACCATCGAGGACGTGGGCTGGGATCTGTTCCGCCTCATGCTCGATGTGGCCAGCGGCAAGGTGAAGCCCTGGTCCGACAAGTGGGGCCTCTTCAACGCGCTGACGCTGTTTAACCCGGCGCCCATCACCTGA
- a CDS encoding aldehyde dehydrogenase family protein, whose product MSEIALNYIAGAWVSGASETKNINPSDTNDVVGLYTQGSRADAEQAIAAAAAAAPRWARSTPQERHDVLKKVGDEILARREELGRLLSREEGKTLPEGIGEAARAGQIFLFFAAEALRLAGEKLASVRPGLDVEITREALGVVGIIAPWNFPIAIPAWKIAPALAYGNAVVFKPADLVPGSAYALSEIISRAGLPAGVFNLVMGRGSVVGQAFLESPKVNAITFTGSVETGRKVAQACVLNDPMKKCQLEMGGKNPLVVLNDADLAVAAECAVNGAFFSTGQRCTASSRFIVQEGIHDAFVDAVTERLKALKVDNALEAGTHIGPVVDEKQLEQDLNYIEIGRSEGAKLHWGGERLNRATPGFYLQPAFFTETTNAMRIAREEIFGPVACTIRVKDYDEALAVANDTPFGLSSGIVTTSLKYASHFKRNSEAGMVMVNTPTAGVDYHVPFGGRKGSSYGAREQGRYAAEFYTTVKTAYTNAG is encoded by the coding sequence ATGAGTGAAATTGCGTTGAACTATATCGCCGGCGCGTGGGTCTCGGGGGCTTCGGAGACGAAGAATATCAACCCCTCCGACACCAATGACGTTGTGGGCCTCTACACCCAGGGTTCGCGGGCCGATGCGGAGCAGGCCATTGCCGCTGCCGCCGCCGCCGCGCCCCGCTGGGCGCGCTCCACGCCGCAGGAGCGGCACGACGTGCTGAAGAAGGTGGGCGACGAAATCCTCGCCCGCCGCGAGGAGCTGGGCCGCCTGCTCTCCCGCGAGGAGGGCAAGACCCTGCCGGAAGGCATCGGCGAGGCCGCTCGCGCGGGCCAGATCTTCCTGTTCTTCGCCGCCGAGGCCCTGCGCCTTGCCGGCGAGAAGCTCGCCTCCGTGCGTCCGGGCCTTGATGTGGAGATCACCCGCGAGGCCTTGGGTGTCGTCGGCATCATCGCGCCGTGGAACTTCCCCATCGCCATTCCCGCCTGGAAGATCGCCCCGGCGCTCGCCTATGGCAATGCGGTGGTGTTCAAGCCGGCCGATCTCGTGCCCGGCTCGGCCTATGCCCTGTCCGAGATCATCTCCCGCGCCGGCCTGCCGGCGGGTGTGTTCAATCTGGTCATGGGGCGCGGCTCGGTGGTCGGTCAGGCCTTCCTCGAAAGCCCGAAGGTGAACGCCATCACCTTCACCGGCTCGGTGGAGACGGGCCGCAAGGTGGCGCAGGCCTGCGTCCTCAACGACCCCATGAAGAAGTGCCAACTGGAGATGGGCGGCAAGAACCCGCTCGTGGTGCTCAACGACGCCGATCTGGCGGTGGCGGCGGAATGCGCGGTGAACGGCGCCTTCTTCTCCACCGGCCAGCGCTGCACGGCGTCCTCGCGCTTCATCGTGCAGGAGGGCATTCATGATGCCTTCGTCGATGCTGTCACCGAGCGCCTGAAGGCTCTCAAGGTGGACAACGCGCTGGAAGCCGGCACGCATATCGGCCCGGTGGTGGACGAGAAGCAGCTGGAGCAGGATCTCAATTATATCGAGATCGGCCGCTCTGAAGGCGCCAAGCTTCACTGGGGCGGCGAGCGTCTCAACCGCGCGACACCGGGCTTCTATCTCCAGCCGGCCTTCTTCACCGAGACCACCAATGCCATGCGCATTGCCCGCGAGGAGATCTTCGGCCCCGTCGCCTGCACCATCCGCGTGAAGGACTATGACGAGGCACTCGCGGTGGCCAATGACACGCCGTTCGGCCTGTCGTCCGGCATCGTCACCACCAGCCTCAAATATGCCAGCCATTTCAAGCGCAACAGCGAGGCCGGCATGGTGATGGTGAACACCCCCACCGCTGGCGTGGATTATCACGTGCCGTTCGGTGGCCGGAAGGGCTCCAGCTATGGCGCCCGCGAGCAGGGACGCTACGCGGCCGAATTCTACACAACGGTGAAGACCGCCTATACCAACGCGGGCTGA
- the kdgD gene encoding 5-dehydro-4-deoxyglucarate dehydratase, which yields MTKMTPREMAQTLGSGLLSFPVTPFHAADYSFNEAQYRQNMDWLCGYKVAGLFAAGGTGEFFSLTPAEVEKVVTVAVNETRGRVPVLAGAGYGTAIAKDLAVAAERAGADGLLLLPPYLVNSEQEGLMAHVEAVCAATKLGVIVYNRDNAVLTEDSLARLAERCPNLVGYKDGIGDIELMVRIQSKIGDRFTYVGGLPTAETFALPYLEMGVTTYSSAVFNFVPEFSTAFYAAVRRRDRDAVAAGLKDFILPLLAIRNRKKGYPVSIIKAGMKVIGRDSGPVRPPLTDLTPAEIDELAALVAALPNGGLISRAAAE from the coding sequence ATGACCAAGATGACCCCCCGCGAAATGGCGCAGACCCTGGGCTCCGGCCTCCTGTCCTTTCCGGTGACGCCTTTCCATGCCGCTGACTATTCGTTCAACGAAGCGCAGTACCGGCAGAATATGGACTGGCTGTGCGGGTACAAGGTCGCCGGTCTGTTCGCTGCGGGCGGTACGGGCGAGTTCTTCTCGCTGACGCCGGCCGAGGTGGAAAAGGTCGTCACGGTAGCGGTGAACGAGACGCGCGGCCGTGTGCCCGTGCTCGCCGGTGCCGGCTATGGCACGGCCATCGCCAAGGATCTCGCCGTTGCCGCCGAGCGCGCGGGGGCCGACGGCCTGCTGCTCCTGCCGCCTTACCTCGTGAATTCCGAGCAGGAGGGCCTGATGGCCCATGTGGAGGCGGTCTGCGCCGCCACCAAGCTCGGCGTCATCGTCTATAACCGCGACAATGCGGTACTGACCGAGGACAGCCTCGCCCGCCTCGCCGAGCGCTGCCCCAACCTCGTGGGCTACAAGGACGGCATTGGCGATATCGAACTGATGGTGCGCATCCAGTCCAAGATCGGCGATCGCTTCACCTATGTGGGCGGCCTGCCCACGGCCGAGACCTTCGCGCTGCCCTACCTGGAAATGGGCGTCACCACCTATTCCTCGGCGGTGTTCAATTTCGTGCCGGAATTCTCCACCGCCTTCTATGCCGCGGTGCGCCGTCGCGACCGTGATGCGGTGGCTGCCGGCCTGAAGGATTTCATCCTGCCGCTGCTCGCCATCCGCAATCGCAAGAAGGGCTATCCGGTCTCCATCATCAAGGCCGGCATGAAGGTGATCGGCCGCGACAGCGGCCCGGTGCGCCCGCCGCTGACCGATCTCACCCCCGCCGAGATCGACGAACTCGCCGCGCTTGTGGCTGCCCTGCCCAACGGGGGGCTTATCTCGCGCGCCGCCGCGGAGTAA
- a CDS encoding LysR substrate-binding domain-containing protein, translating to MFDLNQIRCFVAVAEELHFGRAAERLNMTQPPLSRQVQILERILDVALFERTSRSVQLTPAGRSFLPEARHLLKLAGNAALVAKRVAAGKAGSIRIGFTAASAYSFLPDLVAACRTQLPDVDLALKEMVSGEQLEALGAGEIDAALLRPPVPAAGMGFFRVASEQLLAAVPEAHPLAAKDTLTLDDFIEVPLIMYDPYQARYFHDLVAELFSGAGFLPRPVQHLTQVHSILALVRSGLGLALVPEAARNLHATGVMLRPVAARAPRPVELFLGWRRDNANPLLPILRDIARGLPESGARS from the coding sequence ATGTTCGATCTCAACCAGATCCGCTGCTTTGTCGCGGTGGCGGAGGAACTTCACTTCGGTCGCGCCGCCGAGCGCCTGAACATGACGCAGCCGCCCCTGAGCCGTCAGGTACAGATTCTGGAGCGCATCCTCGATGTGGCGCTGTTCGAGCGCACCAGCCGTTCCGTGCAGCTCACGCCCGCCGGCCGCAGCTTCCTGCCCGAGGCGCGCCATCTGCTGAAGCTCGCCGGCAACGCGGCGCTGGTCGCCAAGCGCGTGGCCGCCGGCAAGGCCGGCTCCATCCGCATCGGCTTCACTGCAGCCTCGGCCTATTCCTTCCTGCCTGATCTCGTTGCCGCCTGCCGCACCCAACTGCCGGATGTCGATCTGGCGCTGAAGGAGATGGTGAGCGGCGAACAGCTTGAGGCGCTGGGGGCGGGCGAGATCGACGCCGCGCTGCTGCGCCCGCCGGTGCCGGCGGCGGGCATGGGCTTCTTCCGCGTGGCCTCCGAGCAGCTGCTGGCGGCGGTGCCGGAGGCCCATCCGCTGGCCGCGAAGGACACCCTGACGCTCGATGATTTCATCGAGGTGCCGCTGATCATGTACGATCCCTATCAGGCCCGCTATTTCCACGATCTGGTGGCGGAGCTGTTCTCCGGCGCCGGCTTCCTGCCGCGCCCCGTGCAGCATCTGACGCAGGTGCATTCCATCCTCGCCCTCGTCCGCTCGGGGCTGGGGCTCGCGCTTGTGCCGGAGGCGGCGCGGAACCTCCATGCGACAGGCGTGATGCTGCGCCCCGTTGCGGCGCGCGCCCCGCGACCGGTGGAGCTTTTCCTGGGCTGGCGGCGCGACAATGCCAATCCGCTCCTGCCCATCCTGCGCGACATCGCCCGCGGCCTGCCGGAGAGTGGCGCGCGGTCGTAA
- a CDS encoding MFS transporter — protein sequence MAISTAYAAQARSRARYWIVFVIFAVTVLNYADRAIISIAGAPLAKEYAIDPVAMGYILSAFSWSYVAAQIPGGWLLDRYGTKWVYAAGIFFWSLFTFMQGWVGFFGAGGAIIALFAFRFMVGIAEAPSFPGNARIVAAWFPTAERGKASAIFNSAQYFAPVLFAPLTAWVTQEFGWRYAFMFMGVIGIAFVAIWAKVIHGPKDHPGINEAELNHIREGGALMEMGASPKDKGAPAWGYIKQLLSNRMLLGIYLAQYCINVITYFFLTWFPIYLVKERGMTILKAGMVASLPALCGFIGGVLGGVISDAILRRTGSLTLARKIPIIGGMLLSMTIIGCNYVQTEAFVVGLMALAFFGKGIGALGWAVVSDTSPKQIGGLSGGLFNTFGNMAGITTPIVIGYIVQGTGSFNGALLFVGINAFIAMAAYLVMVGEIKRVELKDA from the coding sequence GTGGCCATCTCGACCGCTTATGCCGCGCAGGCCCGCAGCCGCGCGCGCTACTGGATCGTCTTCGTTATTTTCGCGGTCACCGTGCTCAATTATGCCGACCGCGCCATCATTTCCATCGCCGGGGCGCCCCTCGCCAAGGAATATGCCATCGATCCGGTGGCCATGGGCTACATCCTCTCCGCCTTCAGCTGGTCCTATGTGGCGGCGCAGATCCCCGGCGGCTGGCTGCTGGATCGCTACGGCACCAAATGGGTCTATGCGGCGGGTATCTTCTTCTGGTCTCTCTTCACCTTCATGCAGGGCTGGGTCGGCTTCTTCGGCGCCGGCGGGGCCATCATTGCGCTCTTTGCCTTCCGCTTCATGGTGGGCATTGCGGAGGCTCCGTCCTTCCCCGGCAACGCCCGGATCGTCGCCGCCTGGTTCCCCACAGCCGAGCGCGGCAAGGCCTCCGCCATCTTCAATTCGGCGCAGTATTTCGCGCCCGTGCTGTTTGCCCCGCTCACCGCCTGGGTGACGCAGGAATTCGGCTGGCGCTATGCCTTCATGTTCATGGGCGTGATTGGCATCGCCTTCGTCGCCATCTGGGCGAAGGTCATTCACGGCCCGAAGGATCATCCCGGCATCAACGAGGCCGAGCTGAACCATATCCGCGAGGGCGGCGCCCTGATGGAAATGGGCGCGTCGCCCAAGGACAAGGGCGCGCCGGCCTGGGGCTATATCAAGCAGCTCCTCTCCAACCGGATGCTGCTCGGGATCTATCTCGCGCAGTACTGCATCAACGTCATCACCTACTTCTTCCTCACCTGGTTCCCCATCTATCTGGTGAAGGAGCGGGGGATGACCATCCTCAAGGCGGGCATGGTGGCCTCCCTCCCGGCGCTCTGCGGCTTCATCGGCGGCGTGCTGGGCGGCGTGATCTCGGACGCCATCCTGCGGCGCACCGGATCGCTGACGCTGGCCCGCAAGATTCCGATCATCGGCGGCATGCTGCTGTCCATGACCATCATCGGCTGCAATTACGTGCAGACGGAAGCCTTCGTGGTGGGCCTGATGGCGCTGGCCTTCTTCGGCAAGGGCATCGGCGCGCTGGGCTGGGCGGTGGTCTCGGACACCTCGCCGAAGCAGATCGGCGGCCTCTCCGGGGGCCTGTTCAACACCTTCGGCAACATGGCCGGCATCACCACGCCCATCGTCATCGGCTACATCGTGCAGGGCACCGGCTCCTTCAACGGCGCGCTGCTGTTCGTGGGCATCAATGCCTTCATCGCCATGGCGGCCTATCTGGTCATGGTGGGCGAGATCAAGCGCGTCGAACTGAAAGACGCCTGA
- a CDS encoding AI-2E family transporter, with translation MSSPNVQQGSFLALIVLVSVAFAWLLLPFYGALLWAVILAILFNPLNRWLTRLLGGRANLAAALSVLACICIVVIPGSMILASLAREASELYQQVSSRQFNPTEITARAHDLLPDFVKDLLPPFTGDTFKEIESRLASFLGQASQVIASSAVSVGQGTAQLFVSLGVMVYVLFFLFRDGASLALAIRRTSPLSPHHTESLFAKFSDVLKATVKGNVIIALVQGLIGGLAFWGLGIGAPLLWGVSMAVLSLVPAVGAALVWGPTAAYLMLSGQYLKGAILLGIGIFVISMIDNLLRPPLVGKGTRLPDYMVLVSTLGGISLFGVNGFVIGPLIAAMFVAIWSLFKDDRAAGC, from the coding sequence ATGTCGTCACCGAACGTCCAGCAGGGGAGCTTCCTGGCCCTCATCGTCCTCGTCTCGGTGGCCTTCGCCTGGCTGCTCCTGCCCTTCTATGGCGCGCTGCTCTGGGCGGTGATCCTCGCCATCCTCTTCAATCCCCTGAACCGCTGGCTGACCCGCCTGCTCGGCGGGCGCGCGAATCTCGCAGCGGCGCTGAGCGTGCTGGCCTGTATCTGCATCGTGGTGATACCGGGCTCGATGATCCTCGCCTCCCTCGCCCGCGAGGCGAGCGAACTGTACCAGCAGGTCTCCAGCCGCCAGTTCAATCCGACCGAGATCACCGCCCGCGCGCATGATCTGCTGCCGGACTTCGTGAAGGATCTCCTCCCGCCCTTCACCGGCGACACCTTCAAGGAGATCGAGAGCCGCCTCGCTTCCTTCCTCGGGCAGGCGTCGCAGGTGATCGCCTCCAGCGCCGTGAGCGTCGGGCAAGGCACGGCGCAGCTCTTCGTCAGCCTCGGCGTCATGGTCTATGTGCTGTTCTTCCTGTTCCGGGACGGCGCCTCTCTGGCCCTAGCGATCCGCCGCACCAGCCCGCTGAGCCCCCACCACACGGAGAGCCTGTTCGCCAAATTCTCCGACGTGCTGAAGGCGACGGTGAAGGGCAACGTCATCATCGCTCTGGTGCAGGGCCTGATCGGCGGCCTTGCCTTCTGGGGCCTCGGCATTGGCGCGCCTCTGCTCTGGGGCGTGTCCATGGCCGTGCTCTCGCTGGTGCCAGCGGTGGGGGCGGCGCTGGTATGGGGCCCCACGGCGGCCTATCTCATGCTGTCCGGGCAGTATCTGAAGGGCGCGATCCTGCTGGGGATCGGCATCTTCGTGATCAGCATGATCGACAACCTGTTGCGCCCGCCGCTCGTCGGCAAAGGCACGCGCCTGCCGGACTACATGGTGCTGGTCTCGACGCTGGGTGGCATTTCGCTGTTTGGCGTCAACGGTTTCGTCATTGGGCCGCTGATCGCGGCGATGTTCGTCGCCATCTGGTCCCTGTTCAAGGATGACCGTGCTGCCGGCTGCTGA